The following nucleotide sequence is from Carassius carassius chromosome 16, fCarCar2.1, whole genome shotgun sequence.
aaattttggaTGAATTATTTCACTAAAATGCAGATTTCTGATGTACGCTACCTGCACACGTGtgacagagttgagtgatgtTGATGTTGTGTTGAGTCTGGTTTGTGATgtgattgttgatcacacagctgtagatGTTGTTCTCCTGATATttcacctccagaggtagagagagactgatgctgagatcagacacactgatgctggacaataaactgtttcctttgtaccaggagagagtcacagcaCTCACATTCACAactgaacacagcagtgaacaattAGACACTGATGAACCTGATGaacctgatgatgatgatgatgatgaagaacagATTGAATAGTTACTGGTgatgacaggaacaggcagaGGAGCTGAAAAACATGTAAATTAAATAAGCATATTTTTAGAATGTGGGCAATTTCAGACATTAGGGACCGCATGATCCAATGCAGATGAAACAGAACAATAATCAAAATATCCAAAATAGGTCAATCAGAATTGAGCAACACAACATTATCACCATCGATTAAGTTAACgttacaaagaaagaaaaaaaaaaacagaaagtgaGCATACATAATAAAGGCTACattaaatattagtgttaaaATAGATTAATCAATTCAGTGTTAAGAAAGTGAAATTGATTATAgtttactggcaaaaaaaaatcaaatggttgggaaatacatttcatttttaacaaaCCTTAATTTTTTGAGCTCTCATACTAGCAGTCCAATAATGAGCTTCAACTCCATTTATACATATTCTAAGTCATATTTGTCTTACCGTAGACAGTAACACTGAATGTTTTGTCTGAGTTTCCTCCGTGGCTGCGGATCTGTCgtttataaagtccagagtctgttcTTCTGATGTTTCTGATGGTtagagatccagtttgattgtCCATCTGCAGTCTGTCTCCAAATATCTCATTACTGTTAAACATATCAATGCTGTTCTTATAGATTTCAGCTATTCTCGTCTCTTTAGGTCCAAACATCCAAAGAATCTGATCATCTTTCTGTACTTCAGTAACATTAGAGTTAAGAgagacagaatctccctccatcactgacactacATCTGtatcaccaaacacacctgaaaagCATTCATAAGAACATCTTTGGCTGAACTGAAAGATCTTAAaaacgtaaataaataaataaatacaaatattattcagcatatttatgttttaaacatttagcACATGGCAGGATGTGGTTTCTATTGTTGGTTATTGGTCCATGAATGTCAAGAATGAATGAAGGCCAATAATGTAATTAGATGAGTTTTATTCAGTAAAGATTACTCTTAAACAGTATGTGTTTTGGCACATATGAGTCATACAGGCAAATTAATACTGGATTATTTGAGCTAGTGACAAGCACTGATGCTCACTGACTATTTGAAAACCTCCGAGAAGATTACAAAAATCCCAccaaacatttacaaaaacacattaaacaattAAGTAGCAATACACTTCTTACCTTCAACACAAATGAAGAGCAAGACTAAACTCAGCATATTTGTGATCATTTCAGAAGAGTGACTGATGTGAGTGTGGTTTCAGCTCACAAACAGAGCATGTGGTGACGATTCAGCCAATGACTGCTCATACTGCTATGATAAGTATCAGTCAGAGCTGACCAAGAATTAAATGTAGCCTCAGGTACCGATGCTCTTTTTAAACATCTCTTTCTCATGTTGTTAAAATAACACTTCGCAGCTTAGCCTGAGTGATTAATTCATTTAGACATATTCCTTAATTGTGAATGAAATACCTAATACTTGCCATATCAAACTACAAAAAAAGCTTAAAACTTATTCATGCATTGTGGGCACAAGATAATTCGTGAGAAGTTAAAGTGTGTGCGAGGCCGAAAAGCATCTGCAGAACTGTGGTTAGAGCTGTCTAATATAGGCCTACCTTTTGTCCACAAGACCCTCCTCCACTTCATGCTAACTGTGTTAGAGATCATTGTTTGTGTAAGATGCAATAAACAAGCAtgaccttcttcttcttctttgttttatTGGCAACCGCACTTAACAGTGCATTACTGCCATCACCCGGTAGCTTGGAGCTTGGATCAGAAACATTCCTaatcaccccccaaaaaaaaaaaacccactggcgctgcgtgttcagctcctccagcttcCACCCCACTTCCCTTTAACTCCCGCTTCCCATCCGTAACCTTATTTATCTCCAAATCTACTTACCCTGTCTCACACTATACTCATCCACATCTTCTACCTCTCTCTATAAGCCTAAATACATATTAAtcctacattctcttcattaaaccagtattattcaaaaactgaaacaaCACATTAACCATCCTATTTCCTATATCTGAGTCTAATATATTCTTTAATGTTAACTCTTTCCCTTCATTCTTCCATAATTCTTCTCTTAACACTTCTCTTTCTTCATCATACCCATTACAATTAATAATCACATGTTCTACAGTTTCACTCTGTCcacatttctcacacaaaccCGTTGGATGCTTAGATATTAAGTGTAATGTTTTATTCAAACCGGTATGTCCCACCCTTAGACTTGTAATTATACTTTCCTCCCTTCTATTTCTCCCTCTTTTTCTACCTTTTCCCACTTTCTTTTGTATTGCATATAAATGTCTCCCTTTACTCTCATTATCCCAATATTGTTGCCactttttactcattttctcctttattactgatttaatttcttttaaactaTGTTGTAACTCAATTTCTACCATCTCTTCATCTACTGCTTGTTTAGCTAATTTATCTGCTTCCTCATTGTCTTTAATTCCCACATGCGCTGGGACCCACATAATCTGTACCTCTATTTTAATTTGGTTCAATTCAAAGAGATTTTGAAGAATTTccatgattaaatctggtcttgaTTCTGACTTTTGATTatcaatactaattattgctgaaTAAGAATCTGAACATATGACTGCATTTTGAATTTTCCTTTCCTTAATTATTTGTACTCCTAGCAGAATAGCCATCAACTCACCTGTATACACCGACAAATGATCACTTATTCTAGCTTTTTTCTTCACCATTAACTTTGGCACATTGACTGCCACTCCTATTCTACTTCCTTTTTTAGAAGCATCTGTGTATATCTGTATATTATCTCCATACGTTATTCTTAAATACGCATTTGCTCTCA
It contains:
- the LOC132159618 gene encoding uncharacterized protein LOC132159618 isoform X2, with the protein product MITNMLSLVLLFICVEGVFGDTDVVSVMEGDSVSLNSNVTEVQKDDQILWMFGPKETRIAEIYKNSIDMFNSNEIFGDRLQMDNQTGSLTIRNIRRTDSGLYKRQIRSHGGNSDKTFSVTVYAPLPVPVITSNYSICSSSSSSSSGSSGSSVSNCSLLCSVVNVSAVTLSWYKGNSLLSSISVSDLSISLSLPLEVKYQENNIYSCVINNHITNQTQHNINITQLCHTCAGLYGSSVGVIPSLIYAVVGVAAVALMVCYVRSRRD
- the LOC132159618 gene encoding uncharacterized protein LOC132159618 isoform X3 — its product is MEGDSVSLNSNVTEVQKDDQILWMFGPKETRIAEIYKNSIDMFNSNEIFGDRLQMDNQTGSLTIRNIRRTDSGLYKRQIRSHGGNSDKTFSVTVYAPLPVPVITSNYSICSSSSSSSSGSSGSSVSNCSLLCSVVNVSAVTLSWYKGNSLLSSISVSDLSISLSLPLEVKYQENNIYSCVINNHITNQTQHNINITQLCHTCAGLYGSSVGVIPSLIYAVVGVAAVALMVCYVRSRRD